The Salvia miltiorrhiza cultivar Shanhuang (shh) chromosome 1, IMPLAD_Smil_shh, whole genome shotgun sequence genome has a window encoding:
- the LOC130997231 gene encoding uncharacterized protein LOC130997231 has protein sequence MALLPADDQDQYTLETRDISPAHLLTKIESFSMLWKHEIKTLESSEFESGGYKWKVRMNLDKSGDISANLCMVGTSSLPRGWEVNAIFNLFLYNHISDNYLCFRGKARRFHAINPECGFSKLITKESMTNGYLFKDKCVFGAEVFVMKKAPLIQNVCVHNVSNPYKHEWKISQFSKLQGIWKSEEFSTGGYKWNIRIYPNGDGRACGRYVSVFLYCVDSKSFGCGKKLNASCHFTFKNMLNATTKDHSMEVNHWFTCSSSDWGFAEFKAIDEMRDNSKGFVVDDCCTLQIQLSVKAIQEAATTNNII, from the exons ATGGCACTGCTTCCAGCGGATGATCAAG ATCAATACACTCTGGAAACAAGAGATATTTCGCCGGCGCACTTGCTGACCAAAATCGAGTCTTTTTCAATGCTATGGAAGCATGAGATTAAGACATTAGAATCTTCAGAATTTGAGTCCGGAGGCTACAAATG GAAAGTGAGAATGAATCTTGATAAGAGTGGCGACATTTCTGCAAACTTGTGTATGGTAGGAACAAGCTCTCTACCTAGAGGCTGGGAGGTTAATGCCATTTTCAACTTGTTTCTCTACAATCACATCTCAGATAACTATCTTTGTTTTCGAG GAAAAGCACGGCGCTTTCATGCTATAAATCCTGAATGCGGATTTTCCAAGTTGATCACTAAGGAAAGTATGACCAATGGATACCTTTTTAAGGACAAGTGTGTGTTTGGTGCTGAAGTTTTTGTGATGAAAAAGGCACCACTCATTCAGAATGTGTGTGTGCATAATGTGTCAAATCCATATAAGCACGAATGGAAGATTTCACAATTCTCCAAACTCCAAGGAATTTGGAAGTCTGAAGAGTTCTCTACTGGAGGATACAAATG GAATATTAGGATATATCCTAATGGAGATGGAAGGGCATGCGGCCGTTATGTCTCCGTCTTTTTGTACTGTGTTGATTCAAAGAGTTTTGGTTGTGGTAAAAAACTGAATGCAAGCTGCCACTTTACATTCAAAAACATGCTCAATGCTACTACAAAAGACCACTCTATGGAAG TAAACCACTGGTTCACATGTTCTAGTTCAGATTGGGGATTTGCTGAATTTAAAGCAATTGATGAAATGCGGGACAACAGCAAAGGCTTCGTTGTTGATGACTGCTGCACTCTGCAAATACAACTCTCTGTAAAAGCTATACAAGAAGCAGCTACCACAAATAATATTATATGA
- the LOC130997240 gene encoding uncharacterized protein LOC130997240 — protein sequence MATLPVDADGEFGVEIRDDPPAHMLMKVQSFSKLWKHGIKKQESREFVAGNYKWRLIIYPQEGDDKISVYLSMAGTKSLPVGWEVNAQCSILLRNEISNYYVCFRGKARHFDATSCRWGFSISKKMLNKFDLIVDDTCCFGAEVFLDPKALVNECLSLLDWKITNFSKLKGVWTSEEFPAGGLRWKVMLFPNGNLDAEGVSVSMYLECVEAMTFSPHEKVKADFCLCIRNKLPHAHITRNTSHWFTAGENDWGFTNMIPISDMNDPSKGFLINDCCFLEAQLSVQDVVRTSKNVKGLDD from the exons ATGGCGACGCTTCCAGTTGATGCCGACGGCG AATTTGGTGTGGAAATAAGAGATGATCCGCCTGCTCACATGCTGATGAAGGTTCAATCTTTTTCAAAACTTTGGAAGCATGGAATCAAGAAACAAGAATCAAGGGAATTTGTTGCTGGAAATTATAAATG GAGGCTCATAATATATCCCCAAGAAGGCGATGATAAAATTTCTGTGTATTTATCGATGGCCGGCACTAAGTCTCTGCCTGTAGGATGGGAGGTTAATGCCCAATGCAGCATCCTTTTGCGCAATGAGATCTCAAACTATTATGTTTGTTTCCGTG GAAAAGCACGGCACTTTGATGCAACGAGTTGTAGATGGGGGTTTTCCATTTCcaagaaaatgttaaataagTTTGACCTTATTGTTGATGACACCTGCTGCTTTGGAGCTGAAGTTTTTCTCGACCCCAAAGCGCTTGTCAATGAATGTTTGAGCTTGCTTGATTGGAAGATTACAAACTTCTCCAAATTGAAAGGTGTTTGGACTTCTGAAGAGTTCCCTGCTGGTGGTCTCCGAtg GAAGGTGATGCTCTTTCCAAATGGGAATCTTGATGCAGAAGGCGTTAGTGTCTCCATGTATTTGGAGTGTGTTGAGGCCATGACCTTTTCTCCTCATGAAAAAGTGAAGGCGGACTTCTGCCTTTGCATTAGAAACAAACTGCCTCATGCTCACATCACCAGAAACA CGTCTCATTGGTTCACAGCTGGTGAAAATGATTGGGGATTCACTAACATGATCCCAATCAGTGATATGAATGACCCAAGCAAAGGCTTCCTCATTAACGACTGCTGCTTTCTTGAGGCACAACTCTCCGTGCAAGATGTTGTTCGTACGTCTAAAAACGTCAAGGGCCTTGATGATTGA